The window TGACAATCAAGTATCTCCTCCCGTACTTCATGGTCGGGGCGCAGAATGCAGATTGTGATATCTCTAAACCCACGTGCCTTGAGAGCGCATATGGCCCCGCGGCTGACCGCACCGAAACTAAAAATGATCGTTTTACGTTGGTTTCCGTAGTGCCCGTCGATGCCTTTTAGTTGTAAGGCATGCAATACCGCACAATAGCCGGCCATTTCGTTGTTCTTATAGAAAGTGTGGCGGCCAATCTGGCCATTGGGTCCCCAGGTAAACATATCCTCAAAGGCGATGAGTGTCTGCTTGCGATCTATCGCAGCTTGAGTAATATCCCATTGTTGTACGCAATGTAGCCAGCCCCAAAGGATTCCACCTTCGCGAAGTTCCTGTAAATCAGATAAAACTGGCTTGGGAATGATAACCCTCCCGATTTCGGCCAACAGTTCGCGGCGTGCGGCAATGCCACCCGACTGAGCAGCAATCTCCGAGTCTTCGATATCAAGTGGCACTCCATAGCCTTCCTCAAATATCAGTTGGCGGCGCACTTGTACGGGCAAGCGCAGTAGATGCTCTGGATGGATTGGAATTCGTCGCTCATCTTCCTTTTTTGAAGTGCCAATGACTCCGAATGTATATT of the Candidatus Zixiibacteriota bacterium genome contains:
- a CDS encoding N(5)-(carboxyethyl)ornithine synthase, producing MSKYTFGVIGTSKKEDERRIPIHPEHLLRLPVQVRRQLIFEEGYGVPLDIEDSEIAAQSGGIAARRELLAEIGRVIIPKPVLSDLQELREGGILWGWLHCVQQWDITQAAIDRKQTLIAFEDMFTWGPNGQIGRHTFYKNNEMAGYCAVLHALQLKGIDGHYGNQRKTIIFSFGAVSRGAICALKARGFRDITICILRPDHEVREEILDCHYVHIREGKDGEARMLFMEHDGTEKPLLDLISQSEIIVNGTFQNTDHPILFVAENERSCLRPGCLIIDVSCDEGMGFFFAKPTTFRNPILKIGAADYYAVDHTPSYLWESASRSISAALIVHLPDVVAGRESWQENETIRRAINFDAGVIQKSNILSFQKRQPFFPHTPIDKRAS